The Micromonospora krabiensis genome window below encodes:
- a CDS encoding serine hydrolase yields MRVIAAGLALALLAPVPAVADGGDGGPDSGSDRPPASTLAWMAFPGGVFSVDSVARTVRYRACDGDTGRVDDPGMRVRGRVASGEVTVDGTTYAYGIPLVGRTRGLLEVTRPGEEPEGLVGEVVTEPQPPTDPAAGRRLLPLTGELSQVVDASTANPAGVAVRDLSGRYGDQQISVNSTFRPKAASVIKLWILVELLRRVDCGQVSLDDGVLVTPAQVVDGTGELQHETFPQVVTLYRLARYMIKYSDNTAANVLIDYFGGFAPVNDLIDSMNQRETILARKMLDTEAAMRGEENYTSPDDVVALLGAVWDAQILTPATRDLMIGFMAEQTLNTKIPAALPPGVPVAHKTGDLPDASHDVGYYLIPGAQVAVAFLTSGPIATGDETVRRLARTVYDYLVDVGPVEE; encoded by the coding sequence ATGCGGGTGATCGCCGCGGGCCTCGCGCTGGCGCTGCTGGCCCCCGTGCCGGCGGTGGCCGACGGGGGCGACGGCGGGCCCGACTCCGGGTCGGACCGACCGCCGGCCAGCACCCTGGCCTGGATGGCCTTCCCCGGCGGGGTCTTCTCCGTCGACAGCGTGGCGCGGACCGTGCGCTACCGGGCCTGCGACGGCGACACCGGGCGGGTCGACGACCCCGGGATGCGGGTGCGCGGCCGGGTGGCCAGCGGCGAGGTCACCGTGGACGGCACCACCTACGCCTACGGCATCCCGCTGGTCGGCCGGACCCGCGGCCTGCTGGAGGTCACCCGCCCCGGCGAGGAGCCCGAGGGACTGGTCGGCGAGGTCGTCACCGAGCCGCAGCCGCCCACCGACCCGGCCGCCGGCCGGCGACTGCTGCCGCTGACCGGAGAGTTGAGCCAGGTCGTGGACGCCTCCACCGCCAACCCCGCGGGCGTGGCCGTGCGGGACCTCTCCGGCCGGTACGGCGACCAGCAGATCTCGGTCAACAGCACGTTCCGCCCGAAGGCGGCCAGCGTGATCAAGCTGTGGATCCTGGTCGAGCTGCTGCGCCGGGTGGACTGCGGCCAGGTGTCGCTGGACGACGGCGTGCTGGTCACCCCGGCCCAGGTCGTCGACGGCACCGGCGAACTCCAGCACGAGACGTTCCCGCAGGTCGTTACCCTGTACCGACTCGCCCGATACATGATCAAGTACAGCGACAACACGGCCGCGAACGTGCTCATCGACTACTTCGGCGGCTTCGCGCCGGTCAACGACCTGATCGACTCGATGAACCAGCGCGAGACCATCCTCGCCCGCAAGATGCTCGACACCGAGGCCGCCATGCGCGGCGAGGAGAACTACACCAGCCCGGACGACGTGGTCGCCCTGCTCGGCGCGGTGTGGGACGCTCAGATCCTCACCCCCGCCACCCGGGACCTGATGATCGGCTTCATGGCCGAGCAGACCCTGAACACCAAGATCCCGGCCGCGCTGCCGCCCGGCGTGCCGGTCGCCCACAAGACCGGCGACCTGCCCGACGCCTCGCACGACGTCGGCTACTACCTCATCCCCGGCGCACAGGTCGCGGTGGCCTTCCTGACCTCCGGCCCGATCGCCACCGGCGACGAGACCGTACGCCGACTGGCCCGCACCGTCTACGACTACCTCGTCGACGTCGGTCCCGTCGAGGAGTGA
- a CDS encoding putative bifunctional diguanylate cyclase/phosphodiesterase: MSPQDVEQGTAARAPVPAVLPPGLLAWAVPSPLTVSTAVEPPTDHDSSAAAPGRLVRLGLVAAGVVVLLEAFWLVASLPGAALASDVGAMLVAAGAAAACVAVARRHPAALRRFWLLLAATMALAAAGRALWAVQRLNGGELPHTPLIGAVFTAGILTGTAALLCSITAPRTTVGRARTLLDGVIVGLALVPIGWVVVFRNVAAADLADPVRTLGLLYPMLDLMQLTILVAVAGPVRPMWRPMTLIAASLGTRALADTAYVSLAVRGDYFSGHPVDVAWPLSYLLIAVATRYPSPRRCPEEDETADVPLPPWWRVALPYLPVGGAIVAVLLARQPSGQTPQLIFGGMMTLLAALAVRQGLAANENLWLVVRLRRLAYTDQLTGLPNRLMFTRRLRRALRDGRRVAVLLLDLDGFKQVNDRFGHATGDTLLTGLAARMQSAVDDDGMIARLGGDEFAVLVDSGRTVSPERLAERLLAALQPSDGEEDAGVHPSASIGIAVYGPQHATHTDLLRDADIAMYAAKAAGKSAYRTCTPLLRESAVSRAELIADLRRAVDERQLRLEYQPIVDVTTGVVRSAEALVRWHHPRLGVLTPARFLPLAEEAGLILPIDRWVIHEACRAAAAWRVVAPQVTVAVNISAGHVRRPDLIATVTAATAAAGLAPRALTLELTESALIEGSEAVLERLGQLRELGIGIAIDDFGTGYSSLSYLHRIPATELKIDRSFVARLDSADDRAHATVEMVARLAGAFDLTVVAEGVETDAQHEAVAAIGCAHGQGWRYGRPVGREALLARLTPLGVGD; encoded by the coding sequence GTGTCGCCGCAGGACGTTGAGCAGGGCACCGCAGCGCGGGCCCCGGTGCCGGCCGTCCTCCCGCCGGGTCTCCTCGCGTGGGCGGTCCCGTCGCCGCTGACCGTTTCCACGGCGGTGGAACCGCCCACCGACCACGACTCGTCCGCCGCGGCGCCCGGCCGGCTGGTCCGGCTCGGCCTGGTCGCCGCCGGAGTCGTCGTGCTGCTGGAGGCGTTCTGGCTGGTCGCGTCGCTGCCCGGCGCGGCCCTGGCCAGCGACGTGGGCGCGATGCTCGTCGCCGCCGGCGCGGCGGCCGCCTGCGTGGCCGTGGCCCGCCGGCATCCGGCGGCGCTGCGCCGGTTCTGGCTGCTGCTCGCGGCGACCATGGCGCTGGCCGCGGCCGGGCGTGCACTGTGGGCGGTGCAGCGGCTCAACGGGGGCGAGCTGCCACACACCCCGCTGATCGGGGCGGTCTTCACCGCCGGCATCCTCACCGGCACCGCCGCGCTGCTCTGCTCGATCACCGCGCCGCGCACCACGGTCGGGCGGGCCCGCACCCTCCTGGACGGGGTGATCGTCGGGCTGGCTCTGGTGCCGATCGGCTGGGTGGTGGTCTTCCGCAACGTCGCCGCCGCCGACCTGGCCGATCCGGTCCGGACCCTCGGTCTGCTCTACCCGATGCTCGACCTGATGCAGCTCACCATCCTGGTGGCGGTGGCCGGGCCGGTCCGTCCGATGTGGCGGCCGATGACCCTCATCGCGGCGAGCCTGGGCACCCGGGCGCTGGCCGACACGGCGTACGTGTCGCTGGCCGTGCGCGGCGACTACTTCTCCGGGCACCCCGTCGACGTCGCCTGGCCGCTCAGTTACCTGCTGATCGCCGTGGCCACCCGGTATCCGTCGCCGCGGCGCTGCCCCGAGGAGGACGAGACCGCGGACGTGCCGCTGCCACCGTGGTGGCGGGTGGCGCTGCCGTACCTGCCGGTCGGCGGGGCGATCGTGGCCGTGCTGCTGGCCCGCCAGCCGTCCGGGCAGACCCCGCAACTGATCTTCGGCGGGATGATGACGCTGCTCGCCGCGCTCGCGGTACGGCAGGGGCTGGCCGCCAACGAGAACCTGTGGCTGGTGGTGCGGCTGCGACGGCTCGCGTACACAGACCAGCTCACCGGCCTGCCCAACCGGCTGATGTTCACCCGCCGACTCCGCCGGGCCCTTCGCGACGGTCGTCGGGTGGCCGTGCTCCTGCTCGACCTGGACGGGTTCAAGCAGGTCAACGACCGGTTCGGGCACGCCACCGGCGACACCCTGCTGACCGGGCTGGCCGCCCGCATGCAGAGCGCCGTCGACGACGACGGCATGATCGCGCGGCTGGGTGGGGACGAGTTCGCCGTGCTGGTCGACAGTGGACGGACGGTGTCGCCGGAGCGGCTCGCCGAACGCCTGCTCGCCGCGCTGCAACCCTCCGACGGCGAGGAGGACGCCGGGGTGCATCCGTCGGCCAGCATCGGCATCGCCGTGTACGGCCCGCAGCACGCCACCCACACCGACCTGCTCCGCGACGCCGACATCGCCATGTACGCGGCCAAGGCCGCCGGCAAGTCCGCGTACCGGACGTGCACTCCGCTGCTGCGCGAGTCGGCGGTGTCCCGCGCCGAGCTGATCGCCGACCTGCGCCGGGCGGTCGACGAGCGGCAGCTGCGCCTGGAGTACCAGCCGATCGTGGACGTCACCACGGGCGTGGTGCGCAGCGCCGAGGCGCTGGTGCGCTGGCACCACCCCCGGCTCGGGGTGCTGACCCCGGCGCGTTTCCTGCCGCTGGCCGAGGAGGCCGGGTTGATCCTGCCGATCGACCGGTGGGTGATCCACGAGGCCTGTCGGGCCGCCGCCGCCTGGCGGGTGGTCGCGCCGCAGGTGACGGTCGCGGTGAACATCTCCGCCGGGCACGTACGCCGACCGGACCTGATCGCCACGGTCACCGCCGCGACGGCCGCCGCCGGGCTGGCGCCCCGGGCGCTCACCCTGGAGCTGACCGAGTCGGCGCTGATCGAGGGCAGCGAGGCGGTTCTGGAGCGGCTGGGGCAGCTGCGCGAGCTCGGCATCGGGATCGCCATCGACGACTTCGGCACCGGCTACTCCTCGCTGAGCTACCTGCATCGCATCCCGGCGACCGAGCTGAAGATCGACCGCTCGTTCGTGGCGCGGCTCGACTCGGCGGACGACCGGGCGCACGCGACGGTGGAGATGGTGGCGCGGCTCGCCGGAGCGTTCGACCTGACGGTGGTGGCCGAGGGGGTGGAGACCGACGCGCAGCACGAGGCGGTGGCCGCGATCGGCTGCGCCCACGGCCAGGGCTGGCGGTACGGCCGACCGGTCGGTCGCGAGGCGCTGCTGGCCCGGCTGACGCCGCTCGGCGTCGGCGACTGA
- a CDS encoding WapI family immunity protein — translation MEIRSDDGARLRIRPVGYQPGVEPPVDPDEATGWDDWLLIEADARTADGQAWSHCQPSLTVAEAGMLTDWLRWHAEAAAGLVAPSAVLRFAEPNLAFHSRVIRRRRVELTVEFSSESLPPWMRRPLTAVYRLPLTVSADHLAVAAEHWAREVEAYPQRVVS, via the coding sequence ATGGAGATCCGCTCCGACGACGGTGCGCGGCTGAGGATCCGGCCGGTCGGCTACCAGCCGGGCGTCGAGCCGCCCGTCGATCCCGACGAGGCGACGGGGTGGGACGACTGGCTGCTCATCGAGGCGGACGCCCGGACCGCCGACGGTCAGGCCTGGTCCCACTGCCAGCCCAGCCTCACCGTGGCCGAGGCCGGGATGCTCACCGACTGGCTGCGCTGGCACGCCGAGGCCGCGGCGGGCCTTGTCGCTCCGTCGGCCGTGCTGCGCTTCGCCGAGCCGAACCTGGCGTTCCACTCCCGCGTCATCCGCCGTCGCCGGGTCGAGCTGACCGTCGAGTTCTCCTCCGAGTCGCTGCCTCCGTGGATGCGGCGTCCGCTGACCGCCGTCTACCGCCTGCCGCTGACCGTCTCGGCCGACCACCTGGCGGTCGCCGCCGAGCACTGGGCTCGGGAGGTCGAGGCATACCCGCAGCGGGTCGTCTCCTGA
- a CDS encoding MerR family transcriptional regulator, translating into MAYTVGQVAKVAGVTVRTLHHYDEIGLLSPSGRTAAGYRRYDDADLERLQLIRYYRELGFPLEEIAAILDDPAADPAAHLRRQHELLTVRVKRLQEMVAAIEFAMEARKMNIRLTPEERFEVFGDFDPDAHAEEAEQRWGGTDAYRESTRRASRYGKDDWLRIKEENEDWGRRIVAVQASGAPADGPEAMELAEEHRQIISRWFYECSYEIHTGLADMYLADERFTAHYEAMAPGLAGYLSEAIHANAITRA; encoded by the coding sequence ATGGCGTACACGGTGGGCCAGGTGGCGAAGGTCGCCGGCGTGACGGTCCGGACGCTGCACCACTACGACGAGATCGGTCTGCTCTCGCCGAGCGGGCGCACCGCGGCCGGCTACCGCCGCTACGACGACGCGGACCTGGAGCGGTTGCAGCTCATCCGCTACTACCGGGAGCTGGGGTTCCCGTTGGAGGAGATCGCCGCGATCCTCGACGATCCGGCGGCCGACCCGGCGGCGCACCTGCGTCGCCAGCACGAGCTGCTGACCGTACGGGTCAAGCGGTTGCAGGAGATGGTCGCGGCGATCGAGTTCGCGATGGAGGCGAGGAAGATGAACATCCGGCTGACCCCGGAGGAGCGGTTCGAGGTGTTCGGGGACTTCGACCCGGACGCGCACGCCGAGGAGGCGGAGCAGCGGTGGGGCGGGACCGACGCGTACCGGGAGTCGACCCGGCGGGCGTCCCGCTACGGCAAGGACGACTGGCTGCGGATCAAGGAGGAGAACGAGGACTGGGGCCGGCGGATCGTCGCGGTCCAGGCGTCCGGCGCGCCGGCGGACGGCCCGGAGGCGATGGAGTTGGCCGAGGAGCACCGGCAGATCATCAGCCGCTGGTTCTACGAGTGCTCGTACGAGATCCACACCGGCCTCGCCGACATGTACCTGGCCGACGAGCGGTTCACCGCGCACTACGAGGCGATGGCGCCCGGCCTGGCCGGATACCTGAGCGAGGCGATCCACGCCAACGCGATCACCCGGGCGTGA
- a CDS encoding VOC family protein, which yields MEQRISLVTLGVADLARARTFYERLGWRGQEVEETVFFQAGGLALVLWARDKLAADAGVDDPGGGGFGGLTLAQNVRSRAEVDALLATAAAAGAQVTRPARDTFYGGYAGCFADPDGHIWEIAWNPGFPLAEDGTLTVPDFGATG from the coding sequence ATGGAGCAGCGGATCAGCCTCGTCACCCTCGGCGTCGCCGACCTGGCCCGGGCGCGCACGTTCTACGAGCGGCTGGGCTGGCGCGGCCAGGAGGTCGAGGAGACGGTCTTCTTCCAGGCCGGCGGGTTGGCGTTGGTGCTGTGGGCACGGGACAAGCTGGCCGCCGACGCGGGGGTCGACGATCCGGGTGGCGGCGGCTTCGGCGGGCTCACGCTGGCACAGAATGTCCGCTCCCGGGCCGAGGTCGACGCGCTGCTGGCGACGGCCGCCGCGGCCGGCGCGCAGGTGACCCGGCCGGCCCGGGACACGTTCTACGGCGGCTACGCCGGCTGCTTCGCCGATCCGGACGGCCACATCTGGGAGATCGCCTGGAACCCGGGCTTTCCGCTCGCCGAGGACGGCACGCTGACCGTCCCGGACTTCGGCGCCACCGGGTGA
- a CDS encoding putative quinol monooxygenase: protein MIIVAGSLYVDPDGRDAYLASCLDTVRQARSAPGCVDFAISPDPIEPGRVNVYERWESDERLLAFRGSGPSEEQTVAIRGAEVHRYRISAVEAP from the coding sequence TTGATCATCGTTGCCGGCAGCCTCTACGTCGACCCGGACGGGCGGGACGCCTACCTGGCCAGCTGCCTCGACACCGTGCGGCAGGCGCGGTCGGCGCCCGGCTGCGTCGACTTCGCGATCAGCCCCGACCCGATCGAGCCGGGGCGCGTCAACGTCTACGAGCGCTGGGAGTCCGACGAGCGACTGCTCGCCTTCCGGGGCTCGGGGCCGAGCGAGGAGCAGACTGTGGCGATCCGCGGCGCCGAGGTGCACCGCTACCGCATCTCCGCCGTCGAGGCGCCCTGA
- a CDS encoding helix-turn-helix domain-containing protein, producing the protein MNDCVDWNDLRERRMAEPGAAEAYEATRIAFELGQEVRHLREQHGWSQSQLARVAGMTQSAVARCEAGGTVRPCRCWNGWRGPSTCGWMSGSRRSPAPSDRAAWAPVGSVLAYAHPDLL; encoded by the coding sequence GTGAACGATTGCGTCGACTGGAACGACCTGCGCGAGCGGCGGATGGCCGAACCGGGGGCGGCTGAGGCGTACGAGGCCACCCGGATCGCCTTCGAGCTGGGCCAGGAGGTGCGGCACCTGCGGGAGCAGCACGGGTGGAGTCAAAGCCAACTCGCCCGCGTCGCCGGCATGACGCAGTCGGCCGTGGCCCGCTGCGAAGCGGGCGGGACGGTGCGACCCTGCCGGTGCTGGAACGGCTGGCGCGGGCCCTCGACGTGCGGCTGGATGTCAGGTTCGCGCCGAAGTCCGGCGCCGTCTGACCGAGCCGCCTGGGCGCCGGTGGGGAGTGTGCTGGCGTACGCCCACCCTGACCTGCTGTGA
- a CDS encoding gluconokinase, which translates to MADPAGDPVVVAVDIGTTSVKVVAYDTRGRQLAGHSTGYRLDEPQPGYAEQDPQNILDAVIGSIRATVAALDRPVAGLSFGSAMHSLIGLDGRGDPLTPSITWADSRASRQAERLRAVPSGLALHRRTGTPVHPMAPLPKLLWFAEQEPRLFETVARWVGIKDWVLLRLCGTLVTDYSLASASGLLDIHQLTWDNEALAIAGISESQLPRLVDTTAVLPRVTPQTAAATGLPARTPVVVGAGDGPLANLGLGAVRPGVMACSIGTSGAMRVMVERPGVDPLGGVFCYALTERRWVVGGAINNGGIVLRWAGDALAPDLGAHAERELTALAARAPVGSGGLIMLPYLLNERAPHWSALPRGAYVGLTRGHRREHLVRAALEGVCQQLALVLASVRAAGNEVREIRASGGFARSGLWRQMLADVLGMPVSFPTGPEGSGFGAALLGMQALGLIPSIDVAADLVRIEETVRPDAAAAATYAALLPLFAELYDALVPTFTSLRRLAPGLPPEPVPAPPPT; encoded by the coding sequence GTGGCCGACCCGGCCGGCGACCCCGTGGTGGTCGCCGTCGACATCGGCACCACCAGCGTCAAGGTGGTCGCGTACGACACGCGCGGTCGACAGCTCGCCGGTCACTCCACCGGCTACCGGCTCGACGAACCGCAACCCGGGTACGCCGAGCAGGACCCGCAGAACATCCTCGACGCGGTCATCGGGTCGATCCGCGCCACCGTGGCCGCACTGGACCGACCCGTCGCCGGGCTGTCGTTCGGCTCGGCGATGCACAGCCTGATCGGCCTCGACGGCCGTGGCGACCCGCTCACCCCGTCGATCACCTGGGCCGACTCCCGCGCCAGCCGCCAGGCGGAACGGCTGCGCGCGGTCCCCTCCGGGCTGGCCCTGCACCGCCGCACCGGCACCCCGGTGCACCCGATGGCTCCACTGCCGAAGCTGCTCTGGTTCGCCGAGCAGGAGCCGAGGCTCTTCGAGACCGTCGCGCGCTGGGTCGGCATCAAGGACTGGGTGCTGCTCCGGCTCTGCGGAACGCTGGTGACCGACTACTCGCTGGCCTCGGCCAGCGGCCTGCTCGACATCCACCAACTCACCTGGGACAACGAGGCCCTGGCGATCGCCGGGATCAGCGAGAGTCAGCTCCCCCGGCTCGTCGACACCACCGCCGTGCTGCCCCGCGTCACGCCGCAGACCGCCGCCGCCACCGGCCTGCCGGCCCGCACCCCGGTGGTCGTCGGCGCCGGTGACGGTCCGCTGGCCAACCTGGGGCTCGGTGCGGTGCGTCCCGGGGTGATGGCCTGCTCGATCGGCACCAGCGGAGCCATGCGGGTCATGGTGGAGCGCCCCGGCGTCGACCCGCTCGGCGGGGTCTTCTGCTACGCGCTGACCGAGCGCCGCTGGGTCGTCGGCGGCGCCATCAACAACGGCGGCATCGTGCTCCGCTGGGCCGGCGACGCCCTCGCCCCGGACCTCGGCGCGCACGCGGAGCGGGAGCTGACCGCCCTGGCCGCCCGGGCGCCCGTCGGCTCCGGCGGACTCATCATGCTGCCGTACCTGCTGAACGAGCGCGCACCCCACTGGAGCGCACTACCCCGCGGGGCGTACGTCGGGCTGACCCGTGGGCACCGCCGCGAGCACCTGGTCCGCGCCGCCCTGGAGGGGGTCTGCCAGCAGTTGGCGCTGGTGCTGGCCTCGGTCCGCGCCGCCGGCAACGAGGTCCGGGAGATCCGGGCCAGCGGCGGGTTCGCCCGCAGCGGCCTGTGGCGGCAGATGCTCGCCGACGTGCTGGGCATGCCGGTGAGCTTCCCGACCGGACCGGAGGGCTCCGGCTTCGGGGCCGCGCTGCTCGGCATGCAGGCGCTGGGCCTGATCCCCTCGATCGACGTGGCCGCCGACCTGGTGCGGATCGAGGAGACCGTCCGACCGGACGCGGCCGCCGCGGCCACGTACGCCGCGCTGCTGCCGCTCTTCGCCGAGTTGTACGACGCGCTGGTGCCCACCTTCACCTCGCTGCGCCGCCTGGCGCCGGGCCTACCGCCGGAGCCGGTGCCCGCCCCGCCGCCCACCTGA